GAGCTTAAAACAGAAGTTCCCTGGGTCTACAAAGCTAAATTTCTTGTTCAAAGAAAGTTAAAGGAAGAAATACAAAGACTTTCGTTTGATAGTATTGTATTTCAAAAATAGATAATAACTTGAGTCTTTCATGGATAAGTGTCTCTCAGATAATTTGTTGTTACAGTATCTCCTGAATGACCTTGATACAGATACGTGTGAGATTGTAAGGGTTCATCTGAATGAGTGCCCAAGTTGCCAAAAAAGAACGGAAATCTATTCTGAAGATAGCGAGCTCAAACAATGGCAGCAATGCCATCTAAGACGTCAAAACGGTGATGACTCACAATATCATCCGTTTTCTCAAGACAAATTAGATCGCTTATTTAATTCTACAATCTCATCGATTCAACAATCAAAAACCGCAGTTGCAAAAAAAACTCTACCCTCCAGTCATAACAGCAACATCCTATTACGAAAAGAGCCTGAGCAAACCCCTATTCGAGTGATTGGTCAATACCAGCTGATAAAAAAAATTGGCCAGGGAGGAATGGGGGTTGTCTATGAGTCAATACACTCAAGATTGAAAAAACAAGTTGTCCTTAAATTGCTATTGAATAAAGACTGGGAAAATACTGACCAGACTCAAAGATTCTATCGCGAAATGGAACTGATAGGACAGTTAGACCACCCCAACATTGTTAAGGCAACAGATGCAGGGGAAGCTGATGACACCTGTTTTCTGGTTATGGAATATCTGGATGGCCATGACTTAAAAACAATTCTCAAACAGGAAGGCCCTTTGTCAATCACAGCTGCCTGCTCAATCTTAAGGCAAGCCGCCAATGGGCTCCAGTATATTCACAACCATGATTTGATCCACAGAGACATCAAACCGTCTAATCTTTTTTTAACCACTGATGGACAAGTCAAAATTCTCGACCTGGGATTAGCCGGACTGCGACACGAGGGCTCTTCTCTGGATGATTTAACCGACACAAATTGTATCATGGGTAGTGCCTACTACATGGCTCCAGAGCAGGCACAAAGTATTAAAACGATTGATCAACGTTCTGACATCTACAGCTTGGGCTGCACCTTTTACCAACTCTTAACAGGTAAGGTTCCATTCAGAAGAGAAACACCCGTTGAAACTATTATCGCACATCGAGAAGATTCCATACCTCATTTAGTTGATCAGCTTCCGGAGATCCCCGTGCAACTGGAAGAATTGTTTCAATCGATGGTAAAAAAAAGTCCGGATGATCGAATCCAAACGATGGCTGAAGTCGTTAGAATACTCGACGAATTTCTAAACCAAAAAAATGAATTATTACTTAACGAATCATCGGACACATATTTGACTGAAAGCCAAGAGCTGAAAGAACTATGTCTTAAGACCGTGCTAACACCTCCCGTTGAGGCGCAGAAGTACTATTCCAGCACACATTACCAACCTTCTAAACGCATTCTGAAATATAAAAAAACAATTATTATTGCGTCAATAATATTAATGACTGGAATTCTAACACTTGGAATTCAATACATCTCACGCACCAATCACTTTACAAATACTAAGCTTAAATCCACTTCAACGATCCCGAATGTTCGACAACCGAAAAAAGCAAATTCCAAATCTAATCCAACTCCGGCACTAACTTCAACTCAAGCGACAATTGAAAGAGATGCGGCTAATTGGGCATTGGACCACGGCTGCGAAATAAAAATTGTAGTACCATACGGAGAAGAATACCCAACAATAGAACAAAAGAAATCGTTGCCAAATGAAGATTTTTATGTGAAGACCATTGCGTTTAAAAAAATTCAGATGATAACTCAAGAGAAATTGAGTCGACTATCTGGCCTTACTAACCTATACGAGCTTCAGTTAAACGACAACCCTATAGAAGACGATGCACTTGCTGCGATTAGTGGTTTAACTTCACTCCAAATACTTGATCTACATGCTTCTGGAATCACTGACAAAGGGTTATCTCACATAAGCAATCTAAAAAGTTTGACAAATCTCTCACTTCAAATAAATCCAAATATTACGGACGAAGGTTTGCAAGTTATAAATCAGTTACAAAATTTGGTGTCACTAAATCTTGCGAAAACGAATATTTCAGATGAAGGCCTGATATTTATTCAAAACAATCAAAAAATTGATTGGTTAAATATTGAAGGAACTAAAGTAAGTGATGAGTCAGTTAAACACCTCAAAAAACTAATTCTCTTAGAACATCTTTTTGTAAAAGGCTCAAAAATATCCAAGGCGGGAATCAAAGAAATCAATGATTTCTTTAAGAAAAGAAAACATTTACCATTTTATATAAATCCCACACCCTAATAATCGATATTTGTACCCACTGAGCATTCACTACGTTCACACTTCAATACGATTTTCATAATCTAAACTCTCTTCTAATGTGAACGAATCCTACCTCTACAAATTCTTGTCTTGACTCATGTATGCCCTTTTGAATACTTGAATTCAGATCTGTGTTAATCACCTATTGATAAAGGGCCAATATATGGTAGGTAATGCACTCTGGCCAAAACCAGAGAAGACAAATAATCATCATGAAAAGTCGTCACCAAAAATAAAGGTTCGTGAAACTAAAGTCAGCATCATTATAGGTGCCAGGAATAATGCACCTTTTCTTTCGGACGCCATTAAATCAGCGCTCAAACAAAGTGTTCCCTGTGAAGTCATTTACTCAGATGACTGCAGTTTTGACGAGTCACTCAAAATTGCAAACCATTTCAAAAACCAGGGATTAATAGTTGTTGACTCTCTATACCATCGAGGAGTCTGCGACACCAGAAATGAGGGTGTATCCAAAGCAACGGGCAACTATTTACTTTTTCTAGATGGAGACGATATCCTCCCTACAGACTATGTAAAAAAACATCTGAAAGCGATCACACCTACAACCCCTTTTGTATATGGCGACGCCAAAGCTTTTGGTGATTACTCTACACTTTGGGAGGCCCCTGAATGGGAAACGGGTAAACTCTGGTTGAGAAACTTTGTTAATACCTCTGCTCTTTGGAATCGTCAGGCATTTGAAACCGCAGGCCGCTGGAGAAATAAAATCAATACCATGTGGGATTGGGACCTGGCACTAAGAGGTTCCAGATTAGGTACCCCCGCGCGTAGCAAGGCCATATTACAATATCGCCAACATGCCAGTTCCTGGTCTGCGAATATTCAAACGAAATACAAACAACGACAGGAAGACCTACTACCACGAATGCGACGCATCTGTTCTAGACTCAGTGTGGGCTCCATCGTCAGCGGTAGGCTCAGCAAATTTTTTCCACAATGGATGTCATCAGTCTCACAGGCAGTGAAGTTGATCGGTAGTTCTGAACCAGTTGAATTAGTCATACTTGATAATTCAAATGACCCAAACATACTTTCAATGATAAGATCTGAAACCCATCGATATCTGAATACTTTCGAAACCATCAGGATCATACCTCATTCAGTGTCAATAAATTACTCAACTGAGAAAGAAAGAAGAAATCAAGTTGCTCAATTCATGGCTCATGCCTGTAATCGATTACGTATTGAAATGAAAGGTGACATTCATTGGCTAATTGAAGATGATATCCTTGTGCCTGTTGAAGCAGGTGTCAATTTACTTGAACAATTGACAGCAGGATGGATTCCTCCGAATGCAGTTTCTGGTTGCTATCGAAATCGACACGTAGAAACGCAATTCGTAGGTGGGCATTTTGACGATTATCATATCGTCAATGCATTTTCAGAAATTGGTACCGAGACAAGTACCGTTGATTATTGTGGTACAGGCTGCCTGATGTTTTGGAAAGATCGAACGCCTCGATATTGGGAGAGCCATTATCGAAATGTACCTGCGCATGATTGGGAGTGGTGTGCGACACTTAAGCAATCCGATGGTAAAATTTTAATGTTACCTTCGGTTCATTGTGGGCATGTGAGATCCCCTGAGGATATTCTCTACTGAGAAACTTACAATAAGGGGAAATCGAGTTCAAAAAGCACAGGCCCACAAACACAATGATAGGAAGCAGGCACTAGTCCCCTAACTTTGCGCGCTGATAGAAGCAAGGGGCCTGTGCAATTCTGTATAAACTCATTATTGCGAATCGCAAGATAATGACGAGCACCCTCTATATGCATATAGTGACTCAAAGTAGATTTCTTCCCAAGAAAAATCATAAATTTGATAATTTTTAAGAAATACCTAAATTATCACATTTGTATAATAATATAATTAAGTTCATATAATCATATTTACACTTTTCTAGACTATTATTTGCTTAAATTCTAACTTAATCTGCAAAAAAGTATACAAAAAAACATAAAATCCTTACTATAACTCTGACACAATATTCAGATGTCATTCATTTTTCTATTGCTGAAGTCCATATTCCTCATTTCTTAAAGTGCAGAAGTCAATAAAACGACCCGTATATTTACTTTTATTACTTTTTTCATATTACTGATTTACCCATATTTTTATTTGACATTTAATTGTTAACAATTTACAAAACTATTATTCAGACGTCGAAACTAAACAAATTCAGATATTCAACCAAGGGGCAATTATCGTGCGACAAGAAACCAACTCAAAGGAATTCACACTGATTGAACTCTTAGTCGTGATTGCATTCTTAATTGTGCTATTGCTCCCGACAATTCAACAAGCAATTGAAACAACCCGTAAACATTCCTGTAGAACTAATTTGGAGCAGATTGGGCTCACTTTTTATAACTACCTTGAAACATACAAGGTTTTTCCTCCAGGATATATCCAAACCAGTCAAAGCAATCGTAATTAAGCAACTTGGATCTCTGTAATTCTCAAGAAAGTGCAGTCACCAACGGACATCTTAAATTTAAGGGAGAGGCTGTTGAAGATAGCATGATCACATTTACGCCTCTCTCACCCACTGTTGGTCCTTCAACAGACGCCAATATTAGTAAGGGCTCTTATTCAATTTCTCAAGAATCTGGTCCTGTCGTCGGGATGATTCGTGTAGAAATCACCGCATATCAAAAAACAGGGGAAAAAATTGAAGCAGGAACTCCCAACCCACGCAGGTACGATTGTGGATGAATTAAATCAAATCATTCCCAAAGAGTATAACACGCAGAGAAAATAACGATTCAAATCAATACTGGGAATAATGAAAATAAAGACTTTGATCTTGTTAAAAAATAGAAATCTTTTTGATTATTTTGTTATCGTCCTCCACAATTAGATTGGACACCTTTTAAATAGTAAATCACCCATAGTCTAAGGAAAATCAATGAAGGAATCTCAGTTAGTTCGAGGGCTGGGCGAACAGATAGTAGAACGTCTTAGAGAGGATATCTTTTCAGGGAAAATTGCAGAAGGAGAGCGTTTACGTGAAATCGATTTGGCCAAACGATTTGCCGTTAGTAGGGGGCCAATTCGTGAAGCGATTCAGCAACTTACCTGGGAAGGAATTGTTGAAGCAGATCGCAACAAGGGAGCGATCGTTTCAACATCTGCTCCTAATGAAATTTCAGAACTGATCATTCCACTTAGATGCACTATAGAAAAATATGCAGTGCGACTTTTTTTCGATAGTTTGACAGAAGAAGATTTTTTGTTGTGGGATAATATTCTCGAAAAAATGAAGCTTGCATGTGAAGCAAAAGATTTTGCGTTGATATCGGAACATGATATTGCCTTTCACCGTGCTTTAGTCAACCGATCCCATTCTCCCGACCTCTTAGCAATCTGGTCTTCCATCGTGTCCCGAGTTCGAAGACATTTTCGTGAGTCTCATTTGAAATATACAAAACCAGTTCAAATCTACGAAGAACACCTGCCGATTATCGATGCTTTAAAAAACAAAAGCCTGGCGGATACACTTCAGGTTATTGAGGATCATATTGAATAGAGCAGTGATAAAACGAATGATGTCTTTTAAAAACAAACTATCAATTGCGAGTCAAATCCTTGGAATCCTTCTATTAGGGCTCTTCTCTGATCAGGCATTAGCAGTAAACGATAAAAACAATTCCATTCAACGGGAATATTATTTTGAGCAACACGTTCGACCGCTCTTGATCAAACACTGTCTCAAATGCCATGGTCCTAAGAAACAGTTTGCAGAGTTACGGCTTGATACGCGTGCGAATCTTCTCAAAGGCGGAGAAAGTGGACCGGCAATCAAGGTGAATCACCCTGGTGAAAGTCTCTTAATGAGCGCGATCCGTCGTGAGTCACTTGAAATGCCTCCCGACAAACCATTATCTAAAACAGACATCGAAGTTTTAGCAATGTGGATCAAAAACGGTGCCATCTGGCCTGAGAAAGCAGCGATCGGAACTTCAACCAAAGTCGATTTTTCTAAACACTGGGCATTTCGCCCCATTCGAAATCCCAGTCGCCCCTCTGTAAAAGATACTCTCTGGCCACAAAATGATATTGATTATTTCATTCTTTCAAAACTGGAACAGAATCGACTTAAACCATCATTACCCGCAAAACCGGCTACCTTACTCCGCAGAATGATTTGGGATCTTACCGGCCTGACTCCCACGTCTGAACAGATCAAATTATTCTCAAAAAGGATTTCGCCTCAGTCAGCCGATTCAATAATCGAACAGCAACTTGCCTCCCCCCATTATGGAGAACGCTGGGGAAGATATTGGCTTGATTTGGCCCGTTATGCAGACACCAAAGGCTATGTATTCTTTGAGAAACCAATTTTCCATTCCTCGTTTACCTATCGAGACTACGTGATTAACAGCTTCAATAAAGACAAACCGTTCAACCAGTTTGTCATAGAGCAATTAGCCGCAGATTTTCTGAAAGATGAAATCCCACACGAGTCCCAAGCAGCACTCGGATTCATTACCGTTGGTCCAAGATTTAAAAATGATATCCATGATATTATTTCTGACCGAATCGATGTTGTCACACGTGGGCTTCTAGGTTTGACCGTAGGTTGTGCACGTTGCCATGATCATAAATATGATCCTATTTCAATTGAAGACTATTACTCTATGTATGGAGTCTTCCGAAATTCACTCGAACCGATTCATCTTCCTTTCCGTAACAAAAACAAAATACCTGATCATCTAGTAACACAGGCACAGAAGATAAAACGGGCTGCTGTAGATTTAGAAGAACTCTACAAGAAACAACATGCTAAAGTATCACGAGATGCACACCAGAGACTTTCAGAATACTTGCGTGTAGCACAATCTCGAAGAAGCGGACCGGACACCGTGAAATTTGATGTGATTGTTGACGGTGATGATCTCAATCCAGAAGTCTTATTAAAGTGGCAGGAATTTCTGGACGATTCTGAAAAGACAAACTCCCCCGTATTTTCGATCTGGCATCAACTGGAATATATTGCCAAAGAGAATTTTTCCGTTCAATCAAGACGCATACTTCAAAACAAAACGAGTGTTGATAACGTTCACACTGTAGTAAGACTGATTGCAGCCTTTCTATTACAATCGGAACTCGATAGTTTTCAAGATGTGATTTCCGGGTACGCAAAACTATTCAAACAAGTTGATCAGGAATGGGACCAGTGGATCGCCGAAGCGCCTAAACCGGGAAGTACATCAAAGTCCATCCTGTTTGCACCTGAAAAACAAGCTTATCGACAAGCTTTTTATAGCTCCTACTCACCCTTAACCACTCCTTTACATGGTTATCCAGTCTTAAAATTATTTCCCGATAGAAAATTACAAGAAACCGTCAAAAAACTTAATACAGCCTTAGATAAAGCACGCGCAGCCGCCTCTACTGAACTGGCTCAAATGATGACACTCACTGATGCTAGTCAAATCATCGAACCACGGGTTTTAAGGCGTGGGAATCCGGGAATTCCTGCTCAATCAGTTAAACGGCGCTATTTGACCTTTTTCAATCAGATATCCGCTAAATCATTTACCCAAGGAAGTGGAAGACTGGAATTGGCCAAAGCAATTGTTTCGCCTCAAAATCCTTTGACCGCCCGGGTGATTGTAAATCGCATCTGGCAACATCACTTTGGTCAGGGAATTGTTTCTACCCCGAGTGACTTTGGAATTCAGGGAGCGTTCCCTTCTCATCCGGAACTTCTGGACCATCTAGCAATCTGGTTCATGAAAAACGGCTGGTCGATCAAAAAACTCCATCGCTATATAATGCAGTCGGCGACCTATCAACAACAGAGTCTCTTACATGCCTCAGGAGAGAAAATGGACCCAGCCAATAAACTTTTATGGAGAATGAATCGCCGACGTCAAGATTTTGAAACAATGCGTGATACCCTGCTCCAAGTCAGCCATCAGTTGGATACAACTGTTGGAGGAAAATCAATCAAAGGGGTCGTATCGAACTCTAACAAACGCCGCACAATCTACACTTTCATCGATCGTCAACGCGTTCCCGGTCTATTACGCACATTCGATTTCCCCTCTCCAGATGTGAGTACTGGAACACGAAATTCGACTTCTGTTCCCGGACAGTCTTTGTTTCTGATGAATCATCCTTTCGTTCTGAAATCTGCTCAAATTCTAGGAAAAGAAGCGCAGCAAGCGGGCAATCCAAAAACTGGTATCAAGCAGCTCTATCAAAGTATTTTACAACGAAAGCCAAACCGACGAGAAGTAAAGGAGATGCTTCAATTTCTTGAAACAGAATCTATTCCTAAAAAAGAATCTCTCATTGCAACACCTTGGGAATATGGTTATGGAGTATACGATGAGAACTCAAAAAATTTGTCAAATTTTAAACCAATACCTTACTGGAACGGAAAACAATATCAGGGAAGTGATCGCCTCCCCGATCCTAAACTAGGCTGGGTCTTTTTAGATAAAACCGGAGGCCATCCAGGTAATGACATGAATCATGTCGCCGTAATTCGATGGCGCGCCCCCGAAACAATGGCAGTTTCAATCAAAGGAACTCTCAAGCATGAAATTTCACGCGGTAATGGAATTCGGGGGCGTGTACTCATTGCCGGCGAAAAGAAGTTAGGCCCCTGGAACGTTCACCAAACTTCGGTTGAAACGACTCTCGAAAATATCAAACTTGAAAAAAAACAAACAATCGATTTTGTCGTCGATACTGCAGGTCAGCTCGGACACGACTCGTTCGTCTGGTCACCGGAAATTATAGCACATTCTATTGAAACAGTAGCATTCTCGAAAACAGAGGGAAATCCAAAGGCCGTTCGATATTGGCACTATTCCCAAGACTTTAGAGAACCAGACAGCATACAAATTACTCCCTGGCAAAGTCTGGCCCAGATTCTTTTGTTATCAAATGAATTTCAGTTTATCGATTAAATAAACGAGTATCACATGCAGCATCTCACTCAAAACACACAACCAATTGACAGGCGTGAAATGTTAAAGCGATCAGGTATGGGAATGGGAATGCTAGCATTAGCAGGACTAACCTCGAAGGAACACTTACAGGCTGCCAACACTACACACCATCCTCCGCAAGCCAAACAAATCGTGCACCTGTTTATGAATGGAGGTCCTTCACACGTTGATACCTTTGACCCTAAACCATTACTTAAAAAATATCATGGCAAACCATTACCGAATCCCAATTTACCTACGGAACGTAAAACATCAGGTGCTCTGGAGTCTCCTTTTCAGTTTAAAAAATATGGCGAATCCGGGATCGAAGTCAGTGAGCTTTTCCAAAATACAGCCTCACACATCGATGACATGTGTATTATCAGGTCGATGCATTCTGATATCCCCAATCATGAACCCTCACTATTATTGATGAATTGTGGTGACAATGCGCTGCCGCGTCCCAGCTTCGGGTCCTGGGTCAATTACGGCCTCGGTTCATTAAACGAAAACCTGCCTGGATTCGTAGTGCTCTGCCCGAATGGATTTCCTGTAGTAGGGCCTAAGAATTGGCGTTCCGCATTTCTCCCGGGTTCTTTTCAGGGAACGCATTTAGATACGAAAGAGACTGACGTCTCGCGGCTCATCGAAAACATCAATAACCCGCAATCCCCGAAACGACAACGCCGCCAATTAGACCTGCTCCAGAAAATCAATCAACGCCATTTAACAAACAGAGGACACGACTCGCTACTGGAAGCGAGAATTCAGTCTTTCGAACTCGCTTACCGTATGCAATTTGAGGCATCAGACGTTCTTGATCTTTCAAAAGAACCGAAACATATTCAGGAAATGTATGGAGATGGATTACAAGGTCGACAATTATTGATGACTCGTCGTCTGCTTGAAAAAGGAGTGCGGTTTATTCAAGTCTGGCATAGTGGTGGCCAGGAATGGGACCATCATCGTGGAATTGAAAAAAGCTTAAGAAAGCTATGTGGTCAATGGGACCAACCGATTGCCGCGTTTCTGACTGATCTCAAACAACGCGGGATGCTCGATTCCACTTTGCTGCTCTGGGGAGGTGAATTTGGGCGTACCCCAGTCGCAGAACTTCCCGCGATGAATGGTCGTGATCACAATCACTATGGGTTCAGCATGTGGATGGCCGGTGGAGGCGTCAAAGGTGGACATGTCCATGGAGCCACCGACGAAACAGGATTCGCTGCCTCCGAAAATAAAGTCCACGTCCATGACTTACACGCCACAATGCTGCATTTGCTCGGTATTGATCATGAAAAACTAACCTACCGCTATGCAGGCCGTGACTTTCGTTTAACCGATGTTCATGGTCATGTCGTCAAAGAAATTCTTGCATAATCATACTTCTCACTCAAGGCACATTAAAACACATGAAAATCGAACAAATCATTTGTCAAATTCTCAGATCAGGTTCCGTCACGAATAAGACAGCCAGTTGCCAGGATTCGGTTCTAGTTCGCATTAAAACCGACAACGGCCTGGAAGGCATTGGTGAAGCTGATTCTTCACCAGAAGTCGTTAAAGCAGTGATCGACGCTCCCTATAGTCACAATGTTGCGTGTGGATTAAGAGAATTACTCATCGGAGAAAACCCACTCGAAACAGAACGACTCTGGCAGAAAATGTATCGCCACACAATGTACTTTGGCAGAACCGGTGTAACGATCACCGCAATGGCTGCGATCGACATGGCACTTTGGGATTTAAAAGGAAAACATTTTGGTGAACCGATCCACCGACTTTTAGGTGGACAACATCATACGGAATTTCAAGCCTATGCTTCGATTCTGTTTGGGAGAGATGGTCGAGAAACGTGTGACATAGCACAGCGCTGGACTGAAAACGGATACACGGCTGTGAAATTTGGTTGGGAGCCGATGGGAGAATCGGAAAAGCTTGATATCGAACTTGTTGCTGGTGCCCGTGAAGGAATGGGAGATGGCATATTATTGATTGACGCAGGTTGTGTCTGGGACGCCCGAACTGCATTGCAGCGCGCACATGCATTTTCTGAATATAATATTGGCTGGCTTGAAGAACCCCTCTTCCCCCACGATATCGCTGGCTATGCCTGGCTCAAAGATCGTTCTCCAGTTCCCATTGCTGCTGGCGAAGAAGAATGTGGTCGTGAGTCATTCCGACCTTATTTTGACCAAAGAGCACTTGATGTCTACCAAATTGATCTGGCTCGTAATGGGTTTACCGAAGCCTCTTATCTGAAACAAAGAGTCGCTGAAATCGGTGCACGCCCTTGTAACCATTGTTACACCAGCCCAATCACCGTTGCAGCCAGCCTACACTGGTTGGCCACCTGCAAAGATGCATTCATCTTCGAAGACTGTGTGGAAGACGAGCCTCTCAGACACGAGTTAACTTATGAGAAAGTACAAGCGGAAGACGGCATGATTCAAGTCCCAGATAGACCAGGGCTCGGGATCACGCTCAATGAAGATTTCATTGCAGCCCACGTCGTTGCAGAGTCAAAATAAAGTCCACAAATGATTTCCTCCCTCAATTAGTAGAATCAACATCATGTCTCAAACACCAATTCGAACAAAGATTGATTTCGACAAGCCAGGAACTCAATGGGGTACTCTCAATATTCCCTTCTCTTATAACTTAAGTGGTTGGTCACAGCTGCAAATACCGATTTCTACAATTGCACATGGAGAAGGGCCAACAGTTCTATTAATGGCAGGCAATCACGGCGATGAGTACCCGGGCCAGATTGCCATTATGAAATTAATGCAATCACTGAAATTAGAACAGATTTCCGGTCGCATCATTTTTATCCCCGCTATTAATATTCCGGCTGCAAAAGCGGCAACCCGTCTCTCTCCCATTGACGGTAAAAACTTAAATCGCTGTTTTCCCGGTGATGCAGATGGAACCGTTTCCGAAATTATGGCACATTATCTGACTCACGAAATCTTTCCTCTCGTTGAGGTCGTAATAGATCTACACACGGGCGGACGAGGGGTCTATTTTTATCCGTGTGCTCATATGCATCTGGTAGAAAATCTGGAACAACGTCGCCGAATGGCGTTGGCAACTGAAGCTTACAATACAGATTTTGCTTTTCTGTATGCAGATATTGCTGGAAAAGGTCTTTTACCAGTCGAAGCTGAAAACATGGGAAAAACCGTGGTCACAACAGAAATGGGAGGCGGCGAAGTCACTACGGCTCCCGTGCATCAAGTCTCACAAGCAGGATTACGTAACGTATTG
The Gimesia aquarii DNA segment above includes these coding regions:
- a CDS encoding PSD1 and planctomycete cytochrome C domain-containing protein codes for the protein MMSFKNKLSIASQILGILLLGLFSDQALAVNDKNNSIQREYYFEQHVRPLLIKHCLKCHGPKKQFAELRLDTRANLLKGGESGPAIKVNHPGESLLMSAIRRESLEMPPDKPLSKTDIEVLAMWIKNGAIWPEKAAIGTSTKVDFSKHWAFRPIRNPSRPSVKDTLWPQNDIDYFILSKLEQNRLKPSLPAKPATLLRRMIWDLTGLTPTSEQIKLFSKRISPQSADSIIEQQLASPHYGERWGRYWLDLARYADTKGYVFFEKPIFHSSFTYRDYVINSFNKDKPFNQFVIEQLAADFLKDEIPHESQAALGFITVGPRFKNDIHDIISDRIDVVTRGLLGLTVGCARCHDHKYDPISIEDYYSMYGVFRNSLEPIHLPFRNKNKIPDHLVTQAQKIKRAAVDLEELYKKQHAKVSRDAHQRLSEYLRVAQSRRSGPDTVKFDVIVDGDDLNPEVLLKWQEFLDDSEKTNSPVFSIWHQLEYIAKENFSVQSRRILQNKTSVDNVHTVVRLIAAFLLQSELDSFQDVISGYAKLFKQVDQEWDQWIAEAPKPGSTSKSILFAPEKQAYRQAFYSSYSPLTTPLHGYPVLKLFPDRKLQETVKKLNTALDKARAAASTELAQMMTLTDASQIIEPRVLRRGNPGIPAQSVKRRYLTFFNQISAKSFTQGSGRLELAKAIVSPQNPLTARVIVNRIWQHHFGQGIVSTPSDFGIQGAFPSHPELLDHLAIWFMKNGWSIKKLHRYIMQSATYQQQSLLHASGEKMDPANKLLWRMNRRRQDFETMRDTLLQVSHQLDTTVGGKSIKGVVSNSNKRRTIYTFIDRQRVPGLLRTFDFPSPDVSTGTRNSTSVPGQSLFLMNHPFVLKSAQILGKEAQQAGNPKTGIKQLYQSILQRKPNRREVKEMLQFLETESIPKKESLIATPWEYGYGVYDENSKNLSNFKPIPYWNGKQYQGSDRLPDPKLGWVFLDKTGGHPGNDMNHVAVIRWRAPETMAVSIKGTLKHEISRGNGIRGRVLIAGEKKLGPWNVHQTSVETTLENIKLEKKQTIDFVVDTAGQLGHDSFVWSPEIIAHSIETVAFSKTEGNPKAVRYWHYSQDFREPDSIQITPWQSLAQILLLSNEFQFID
- a CDS encoding DUF1501 domain-containing protein — encoded protein: MQHLTQNTQPIDRREMLKRSGMGMGMLALAGLTSKEHLQAANTTHHPPQAKQIVHLFMNGGPSHVDTFDPKPLLKKYHGKPLPNPNLPTERKTSGALESPFQFKKYGESGIEVSELFQNTASHIDDMCIIRSMHSDIPNHEPSLLLMNCGDNALPRPSFGSWVNYGLGSLNENLPGFVVLCPNGFPVVGPKNWRSAFLPGSFQGTHLDTKETDVSRLIENINNPQSPKRQRRQLDLLQKINQRHLTNRGHDSLLEARIQSFELAYRMQFEASDVLDLSKEPKHIQEMYGDGLQGRQLLMTRRLLEKGVRFIQVWHSGGQEWDHHRGIEKSLRKLCGQWDQPIAAFLTDLKQRGMLDSTLLLWGGEFGRTPVAELPAMNGRDHNHYGFSMWMAGGGVKGGHVHGATDETGFAASENKVHVHDLHATMLHLLGIDHEKLTYRYAGRDFRLTDVHGHVVKEILA
- a CDS encoding GntR family transcriptional regulator, which translates into the protein MKESQLVRGLGEQIVERLREDIFSGKIAEGERLREIDLAKRFAVSRGPIREAIQQLTWEGIVEADRNKGAIVSTSAPNEISELIIPLRCTIEKYAVRLFFDSLTEEDFLLWDNILEKMKLACEAKDFALISEHDIAFHRALVNRSHSPDLLAIWSSIVSRVRRHFRESHLKYTKPVQIYEEHLPIIDALKNKSLADTLQVIEDHIE
- a CDS encoding DUF1559 domain-containing protein; amino-acid sequence: MLLLPTIQQAIETTRKHSCRTNLEQIGLTFYNYLETYKVFPPGYIQTSQSNRN
- a CDS encoding serine/threonine-protein kinase — encoded protein: MDKCLSDNLLLQYLLNDLDTDTCEIVRVHLNECPSCQKRTEIYSEDSELKQWQQCHLRRQNGDDSQYHPFSQDKLDRLFNSTISSIQQSKTAVAKKTLPSSHNSNILLRKEPEQTPIRVIGQYQLIKKIGQGGMGVVYESIHSRLKKQVVLKLLLNKDWENTDQTQRFYREMELIGQLDHPNIVKATDAGEADDTCFLVMEYLDGHDLKTILKQEGPLSITAACSILRQAANGLQYIHNHDLIHRDIKPSNLFLTTDGQVKILDLGLAGLRHEGSSLDDLTDTNCIMGSAYYMAPEQAQSIKTIDQRSDIYSLGCTFYQLLTGKVPFRRETPVETIIAHREDSIPHLVDQLPEIPVQLEELFQSMVKKSPDDRIQTMAEVVRILDEFLNQKNELLLNESSDTYLTESQELKELCLKTVLTPPVEAQKYYSSTHYQPSKRILKYKKTIIIASIILMTGILTLGIQYISRTNHFTNTKLKSTSTIPNVRQPKKANSKSNPTPALTSTQATIERDAANWALDHGCEIKIVVPYGEEYPTIEQKKSLPNEDFYVKTIAFKKIQMITQEKLSRLSGLTNLYELQLNDNPIEDDALAAISGLTSLQILDLHASGITDKGLSHISNLKSLTNLSLQINPNITDEGLQVINQLQNLVSLNLAKTNISDEGLIFIQNNQKIDWLNIEGTKVSDESVKHLKKLILLEHLFVKGSKISKAGIKEINDFFKKRKHLPFYINPTP
- a CDS encoding glycosyltransferase family 2 protein translates to MVGNALWPKPEKTNNHHEKSSPKIKVRETKVSIIIGARNNAPFLSDAIKSALKQSVPCEVIYSDDCSFDESLKIANHFKNQGLIVVDSLYHRGVCDTRNEGVSKATGNYLLFLDGDDILPTDYVKKHLKAITPTTPFVYGDAKAFGDYSTLWEAPEWETGKLWLRNFVNTSALWNRQAFETAGRWRNKINTMWDWDLALRGSRLGTPARSKAILQYRQHASSWSANIQTKYKQRQEDLLPRMRRICSRLSVGSIVSGRLSKFFPQWMSSVSQAVKLIGSSEPVELVILDNSNDPNILSMIRSETHRYLNTFETIRIIPHSVSINYSTEKERRNQVAQFMAHACNRLRIEMKGDIHWLIEDDILVPVEAGVNLLEQLTAGWIPPNAVSGCYRNRHVETQFVGGHFDDYHIVNAFSEIGTETSTVDYCGTGCLMFWKDRTPRYWESHYRNVPAHDWEWCATLKQSDGKILMLPSVHCGHVRSPEDILY